A segment of the Candidatus Krumholzibacteriia bacterium genome:
CCCAGCGCCCGCTGCCGAACGATGTCGCTGTGGTAGGTGACGACCAACGGCCGTGCGTCGCGTGCGAGGAGCCAGGCCACCGCACCGAGCGGGTGCGGAAGATGGAGATGCACCACGTCGGGGTCGAAGTCGCGCAGGGAGGTCCGGACCTCCGAGGGCAGGGACGGACACACGGGGACCGAGCGGATCGTGCCCCAGTTGCCCAGACGCCGGACCTCCACCCCATCGAGCGTCTCGAGGACCGCGTCCTCGCCGGTCGCCGCCACGATCGCCCGCACGCGGTGATTCCGGCGCACCAGTCCGACCGACAGGTCGTGCAGGACCGTCTCCATGCCCCCGCGCTGGGGCGGATAGAACTTCCCGATCTCGAGGACCTTCATGGCGCGGGCAGTCTAGGCGACCGACCGCATCTCGTCTGCTGCGGATGTGTCCTTGCTCGCGACCGTCCCGTGTCGCATTCTGCGCTCGGAGTCACCGGCCGGCGGCACCGCGGGTCGTCCGCGACCACCGACCGGAGTGCACGGGGAGCGCGGTGATGCAGGAACCCGGTCCGAAGGACCCGACGACGCGTGCGGACTACGAGAGCTCCTCGCTCGACCGGCAGGAGTACATCTCGGCGATCGTCCATCTCTACCGCGGGGAACTGGATCGCGCGACGGCCTGGCGCGTCCGCCTCGACAACACCACCAATTGGTCGATCATCACCACCGCCGCCCTGCTCACCTTCAGCTTCGACGGCCGCAATCACAGCCACTGGGTCCTGCTGGTCGGCATCTTGTTGTTGACCTCGTTCCTGAGCATCGAGGCCCGCCGCTTCCGCTTCTTCGACGTGTGGCGCTACCGAGTCCGGAAGATCGAGGAGAATTTCTACGGACCGATCCTCCGGCGCGAGGTGATCAGTCCCGACCGGGCCTGGGGTGACCGGGTGGCCGAGGATCTCCTGCATCCGGTCTTCAAGCTCTCCTATCGAGCGGCGCTACGTGCGCGCTTCACGCGCAACTACTGGGTCCTCTACGTGGTCCTGTTGGGCGGCTGGTGCCTGAAGGTCCTGCTCGAACCGACCGTCGTGACCTCGATCGAAGACCTCGAGGCGAACCTCTCCGGCGGGATCATTCCGTGGCAACTGCCGGTCGTCGTGGCCGGATCGGTCGCGGTCATGATGCTCGTGACCGTGCTGTTCTTCCCGAGAGCCCCACTGACCGAGGAGTCCTACTGGACGCAGGACCACGACGCCAAGGAAGTGGGCAACCTCGACGTGTGAGTTCAGCGGTGCGCCGGCAGCCGTGGTAGACCGATCGCCACGATCAGCCACAGGGTCGACGTCACCGCGAGGAACACGCCCAGCACGATCGGCTGGTGCAGCATGAAGCTCCCGATCAGCCCGCCGGCGAAAGATCCCGTGAACTGCGCCATGGCGTAGGTCCCAGCGGCCGTGCCTCGAGCCTCGTCCTTGGCCAGGCGGGTGAGCATGGCCGGCGCCGCGGGTTCGGCGACGGCCACGGCCACGATGGTCAGACCGATCGCCCCGGCCGTGGCCCAGAAGGTCGAGCCTCCGGCCAGGAGGAAAGCAGCCGCGCCCAACAGCGAGAGACTGCCGCCCATCACGGCGTGCTTCAACCGCCCCCACCGATCGGCGAAGAAGGCGCTGACCATCATCACGCTCAGGCCCACCGGGACCAACACCAGGTAGACCTTTCCGTGCTCCGCCCGGGGCACGAACTCGGCCAGCAGGCCGGGACCGACCACGAACATGGTCGTCACCTGCGAGTGCTGGAGGAAGGCACCGATGTCGAGTCGGAGCATCGGAGGGTGGTGAAGCACCTCGTCCAGATGACCGGGTGTCCACTCCAGGCTGGCGTCGTGGACGTGCCGCGGAGGCTTGGGGATCATGGTGACCACGTAGATCGCGGCGATCACGCTGAGCGCGGCGGTCAGCCAGAACAGGAAGGGTACGCCGAAGCGGGCGGCCAGGCCGGGTCCGGCGATCATCCCGATGGTGAAGGCCACGCCGACGGACATACCGAGGGCCGCCATGGCCCGGGTACGGATCGAGGGCCGGCTGACATCGGCGATCAGCGCGACCACGGCCGCCGACACCCCACCTGCGCCCTGGAGCGTGCGGCCGATCACCAGTTGCAGGGCGTTGTCGGAGAGGGCGGCCACGATGCTGCCCACGGCGAAGACCAGAAGGCCGCCGGCGATCACCCGCCGACGACCGTAACGGTCGCTCCAGATGCCGAAGGGAATCTGCAGTCCGGCCTGGGCGAGGCCGTAGGCACCCACCGAGAGTCCCACCAGCAACGGCGTGTGTCCC
Coding sequences within it:
- a CDS encoding DUF2270 domain-containing protein, translating into MQEPGPKDPTTRADYESSSLDRQEYISAIVHLYRGELDRATAWRVRLDNTTNWSIITTAALLTFSFDGRNHSHWVLLVGILLLTSFLSIEARRFRFFDVWRYRVRKIEENFYGPILRREVISPDRAWGDRVAEDLLHPVFKLSYRAALRARFTRNYWVLYVVLLGGWCLKVLLEPTVVTSIEDLEANLSGGIIPWQLPVVVAGSVAVMMLVTVLFFPRAPLTEESYWTQDHDAKEVGNLDV
- a CDS encoding MFS transporter, coding for MTNPATNGEAQPHERRTILGLSGIYLLRLLGMYMVLPVLSLHAAELEGHTPLLVGLSVGAYGLAQAGLQIPFGIWSDRYGRRRVIAGGLLVFAVGSIVAALSDNALQLVIGRTLQGAGGVSAAVVALIADVSRPSIRTRAMAALGMSVGVAFTIGMIAGPGLAARFGVPFLFWLTAALSVIAAIYVVTMIPKPPRHVHDASLEWTPGHLDEVLHHPPMLRLDIGAFLQHSQVTTMFVVGPGLLAEFVPRAEHGKVYLVLVPVGLSVMMVSAFFADRWGRLKHAVMGGSLSLLGAAAFLLAGGSTFWATAGAIGLTIVAVAVAEPAAPAMLTRLAKDEARGTAAGTYAMAQFTGSFAGGLIGSFMLHQPIVLGVFLAVTSTLWLIVAIGLPRLPAHR